In Neoarius graeffei isolate fNeoGra1 chromosome 9, fNeoGra1.pri, whole genome shotgun sequence, one genomic interval encodes:
- the LOC132891325 gene encoding uncharacterized protein KIAA2012 homolog, which translates to MRRAAELKHQHEEEEARKEEEYRRLQEMDESERLEYLRRRQEEEEERRKAAEKRRRAEDEAAMWDEEFNRQRAALEQNLQFHRGLVVETEGLKQKQNISRPWVFSYFSRLSLASEE; encoded by the exons ATGAGAAGAGCAG CTGAGTTAAAGCATCAgcatgaggaggaggaggctcgtaaggaggaggagtataggagattGCAGGAGATGGATGAGAGCGAAAGACTGGAGTACTTACGCAGACGgcaggaggaagaagaggagaggaggaagGCTGCGGAGAAGAGAAGACGAGCAGAGGACGAAGCAGCTATGTGGGATGAAGAGTTTAATAG GCAGAGGGCAGCACTGGAGCAAAATCTCCAGTTCCACAGAGGACTTGTTGTAGAAACAGAGGGTCTGAAACAGAAGCAGAACATCTCTCGGCCCTGGGTCTTCTCTTATTTCAGTCGTCTGAGCTTAGCGTCTGAGGAGTAA